Proteins from a genomic interval of Nitrosomonas sp.:
- a CDS encoding UDP-N-acetylmuramate--L-alanine ligase — translation MKHKINHIHFVGIGGSGMGGIAEVLINQDYQISGSDLSDNSVTRRLRHLGAVIQHQHVAENVGTADVVVYSSAIKTDNPEIIAARERHISVVPRAMMLAELLRLRRGIAVAGTHGKTTTTSLIASILAEANMDPTFVIGGRLKTLGSHAKMGAGEFIVVEADESDASFLYLQPILTVVTNIDADHMSTYGHDFNRLKQTFVEFIEHLPFYGMAMLCIDNPHVREIIPMITKPVTTYGLTDEAQVYATEIQPDHSTMRFVAHVGTNGSARRLPIILNLPGLHNVQNALAAIAIANELNINDAAIIAALAKFGGVERRFQYYGEIDLPGGGVFSLIDDYGHHPAEIMATLAATRGAFPERRLLLVFQPHRFSRTRDLFEDFVKALSQADGLLLTEVYAAGEDPIIAADSKSLSRAIRVHGKLEPVYVEQVDALPDTIKTIARDGDVVVIMGAGTIGRLAAEIAQPEKEMAVTDC, via the coding sequence ATGAAACATAAAATCAATCATATCCATTTTGTCGGCATCGGCGGGTCCGGTATGGGCGGTATTGCCGAAGTGCTCATCAATCAGGATTATCAGATCAGCGGATCGGATTTGTCAGATAATTCGGTTACCAGACGATTACGTCATCTGGGTGCGGTCATTCAACATCAGCACGTTGCGGAAAACGTGGGAACGGCGGACGTAGTCGTTTATTCCTCCGCCATCAAAACCGATAATCCAGAAATCATAGCCGCGCGCGAGCGGCATATTTCGGTTGTTCCACGTGCCATGATGCTCGCCGAACTGCTGCGTCTGCGTCGCGGTATTGCCGTTGCGGGTACCCATGGAAAAACGACCACCACCAGTCTGATTGCGAGCATTCTCGCCGAAGCCAATATGGATCCGACATTCGTCATTGGTGGCAGACTCAAGACGTTGGGCAGCCATGCCAAAATGGGAGCGGGAGAATTCATTGTAGTCGAAGCAGATGAATCTGATGCTTCCTTCCTGTATTTGCAGCCGATTCTGACCGTCGTGACCAATATCGATGCCGATCATATGAGCACCTATGGACACGATTTCAACCGGCTCAAGCAGACTTTTGTCGAATTCATTGAACATCTGCCTTTTTATGGCATGGCCATGCTGTGTATTGATAATCCGCATGTACGCGAAATTATCCCGATGATCACCAAACCGGTGACAACCTACGGATTGACAGATGAGGCACAGGTATATGCTACGGAGATACAACCCGATCACAGCACAATGCGTTTTGTTGCACATGTCGGCACAAATGGTTCTGCACGTCGTCTGCCCATAATTCTCAATCTGCCTGGTTTGCACAACGTGCAGAATGCGCTGGCGGCAATTGCAATCGCCAACGAACTGAATATAAACGATGCTGCCATTATTGCTGCATTAGCCAAATTTGGCGGTGTCGAGCGACGCTTTCAATATTATGGGGAAATTGATCTGCCGGGTGGCGGTGTTTTTTCCCTGATCGACGACTACGGCCATCACCCTGCGGAAATTATGGCCACACTGGCTGCAACCAGGGGCGCTTTTCCTGAACGCCGCCTGCTGCTGGTATTTCAGCCACATCGATTCAGCCGTACCCGCGATCTGTTCGAGGATTTCGTCAAGGCACTGTCGCAGGCGGATGGATTGCTGCTCACTGAAGTTTATGCCGCCGGTGAGGACCCGATCATTGCGGCGGATAGCAAATCGCTGTCACGCGCTATTCGAGTGCATGGCAAGCTTGAGCCGGTTTATGTCGAACAGGTGGATGCGTTACCGGATACCATCAAAACAATTGCCCGGGACGGGGATGTGGTGGTGATCATGGGAGCAGGTACGATTGGCAGGCTGGCTGCAGAAATTGCACAGCCAGAGAAAGAAATGGCAGTAACAGATTGCTGA
- the murB gene encoding UDP-N-acetylmuramate dehydrogenase, with protein MMKVGEIVQACLRGKLLSDEPMSRHVSWRAGGHAANFYVPADLSDLAVFLAAWPENEPVYMIGLGSNLLVRDGGVTGVIIALHARLNDLVLIEHNAQGGIIYAGAGVACAKLARFAAAQNLTGAEFLAGIPGTIGGALAMNAGCYGSQTWERVARVNTIDRIGALRERQPDEYAIGYRQVALRQNIHASDTESWFAGGWFCLDSGNQETSRQKIRSLLATRIKSQPLSFPNAGSIFRNPPGDHAARLIEECGLKGLRIGDAMVSPRHANFIINCGRASASNIEDVINVVKETVLSRMRVTLIPEVRIIGEEQKA; from the coding sequence ATGATGAAAGTGGGAGAAATTGTGCAAGCCTGTCTGCGTGGAAAATTATTGAGCGATGAGCCAATGAGCAGGCATGTCTCCTGGCGGGCGGGCGGTCATGCGGCCAATTTTTATGTACCGGCGGATCTTAGTGATCTTGCTGTTTTTCTGGCGGCCTGGCCGGAAAATGAGCCGGTTTACATGATCGGGCTCGGCAGTAATCTGTTGGTCAGGGATGGCGGCGTAACCGGGGTAATCATTGCGCTGCACGCGCGGCTCAATGATCTGGTGTTGATCGAACACAACGCACAGGGCGGCATAATTTATGCCGGAGCAGGCGTAGCTTGCGCCAAACTGGCAAGATTTGCTGCTGCGCAGAACCTGACTGGTGCGGAATTTCTGGCGGGTATTCCCGGCACGATTGGTGGTGCGCTGGCAATGAATGCCGGTTGCTACGGCAGCCAGACGTGGGAACGGGTTGCGCGCGTCAACACCATCGATCGAATCGGTGCTTTGCGAGAACGGCAACCGGATGAATATGCAATTGGCTACCGGCAGGTTGCGTTACGTCAGAATATCCATGCCAGCGATACCGAATCGTGGTTCGCGGGTGGGTGGTTTTGTCTCGATTCTGGCAATCAGGAGACTTCTCGCCAGAAAATCAGGTCATTGCTGGCGACGCGCATCAAAAGCCAGCCCCTGAGTTTCCCCAATGCGGGTTCGATATTTCGCAATCCACCCGGAGATCACGCCGCTCGCCTGATCGAGGAATGTGGATTGAAAGGATTGCGTATCGGTGATGCCATGGTATCTCCCAGGCATGCAAATTTCATTATTAACTGTGGCCGGGCATCGGCCAGCAATATAGAAGATGTGATTAATGTGGTAAAAGAGACGGTTCTATCCAGAATGAGGGTCACACTCATTCCGGAAGTTCGCATTATCGGGGAGGAGCAGAAAGCATGA
- a CDS encoding D-alanine--D-alanine ligase, with protein MTTSEFGKVAVLLGGRSAEREISLKSGAAVLAALHRCGVDAHGFDPAGQSLDNLLRDGFDRAFVALHGRYGEDGSVQGALELMGIPYTGSGILASALAMDKWRTKMIWQAAGIDTPQHLMLDADSRFDEAAEMLSLPMIIKPVREGSTIGLSKVTSSQEFQVGYALAASCDELVMAEQFIDGIELTAAILGDAPLPLVRIDVADTLYDYHAKYCSEKTRYTCPSGLSDELTSQIQSIALHAHRILGCSGWSRIDVMLDKDERPFLLEANTSPGMTDHSLVPMAAKAANISFDELVIKILKLAGQPGK; from the coding sequence ATGACTACCAGCGAGTTTGGCAAGGTTGCCGTGTTGCTGGGGGGGCGATCTGCGGAACGGGAAATTTCACTGAAAAGTGGCGCGGCTGTGCTCGCTGCCTTACACCGGTGCGGGGTAGATGCACATGGCTTTGATCCTGCCGGACAGTCGCTGGATAACCTGCTTCGAGATGGTTTTGATCGTGCCTTCGTTGCGTTGCATGGGCGTTATGGCGAGGATGGCTCGGTGCAGGGTGCGCTGGAATTGATGGGAATACCCTATACAGGTAGCGGTATACTTGCCAGCGCGTTAGCGATGGATAAATGGCGTACCAAAATGATCTGGCAGGCAGCCGGAATAGATACGCCGCAGCATCTCATGCTCGACGCCGACAGTCGCTTTGATGAAGCAGCTGAAATGTTGAGTTTGCCGATGATCATCAAGCCGGTGCGTGAAGGCTCCACCATTGGTCTGAGCAAAGTGACCAGTTCGCAGGAATTTCAGGTAGGTTATGCCTTAGCTGCCAGCTGCGATGAATTGGTGATGGCTGAACAGTTTATCGATGGCATCGAATTGACTGCTGCCATTCTGGGCGATGCGCCTTTACCTCTCGTGCGCATTGATGTTGCAGATACGCTCTATGATTATCACGCCAAGTACTGTTCGGAAAAAACCCGCTACACCTGCCCAAGCGGGCTATCAGATGAATTAACGAGCCAGATTCAGTCGATTGCCCTTCATGCTCACCGGATACTGGGGTGCTCGGGCTGGAGCAGGATCGATGTGATGCTGGATAAGGATGAGCGCCCTTTTTTGCTGGAAGCCAATACGTCACCGGGCATGACCGATCACAGCCTGGTTCCCATGGCAGCAAAGGCAGCTAATATTTCATTTGATGAACTCGTCATTAAAATACTCAAATTGGCTGGACAGCCTGGGAAATAA
- a CDS encoding cell division protein FtsQ/DivIB, translating to MWNDHQTLNLLANTLLTGVLLITIYAIGVRVLALPFFSLREIRIESVDHLRVKQGTPLNVSRNQLELVIKNSTSGNFMTIDLHALQTALIDLPWIRSATISRQWPPALHILLEEHVPLAYWGNTALVNTHGEVFHASVQESSMPVFIAADFESSSLISRNYRVFRKILQTIEQNVVEVVLTPRHSWHIRLDSGAWLKLGRKEIKSRLQRYISVMHQHKHGFDQDGLPFYVDLRYPDGFAIGKLSGSASPNPATFIWPGREVTSQGGF from the coding sequence ATGTGGAATGATCATCAGACTCTGAATTTATTGGCTAATACACTATTGACAGGTGTGCTGTTAATTACGATTTATGCAATTGGCGTTAGAGTGTTAGCATTACCGTTTTTTTCTCTCCGGGAAATTCGGATCGAAAGTGTGGATCATTTGCGGGTCAAGCAGGGAACACCACTTAATGTTTCACGTAATCAGCTGGAGCTGGTTATTAAAAATTCTACAAGCGGAAATTTCATGACTATTGATCTGCATGCCTTGCAGACAGCGTTAATTGATCTCCCATGGATACGATCAGCCACCATTTCGCGCCAGTGGCCGCCGGCTCTGCATATTTTGCTCGAAGAACATGTTCCGCTGGCGTACTGGGGAAATACCGCGTTGGTCAATACACATGGGGAAGTATTTCATGCGAGCGTCCAGGAGAGTTCCATGCCTGTGTTTATTGCCGCTGATTTCGAGAGTAGTTCGTTAATCTCCCGCAACTACAGGGTTTTCAGGAAAATATTGCAAACAATTGAACAAAATGTAGTGGAAGTGGTGCTGACACCCAGGCATTCCTGGCATATCCGTCTGGACAGCGGTGCCTGGCTGAAACTGGGACGTAAAGAGATCAAGTCACGCCTGCAGCGCTATATTTCCGTTATGCATCAGCATAAGCATGGGTTTGATCAGGATGGTTTGCCGTTCTATGTGGATTTGCGCTATCCCGACGGATTTGCCATCGGCAAGCTGTCTGGTTCAGCCAGTCCTAACCCGGCGACGTTTATTTGGCCAGGCAGGGAAGTGACTAGTCAGGGAGGATTTTAA
- the ftsA gene encoding cell division protein FtsA encodes MSKAGETRQMFVGLDIGTSKIVAIVAELMPEGGFEVIGLGSHPSRGLKKGVVVNIETTVDAIRRALEEVELMAGCHVSEVYAGIAGNHIRSFNSHGMVAIKDREVTQADVEKVMETAKAVNIPADQQILHILNQEYIVDGQEDVREPVGMSGIRLEVKVHIVTGAVSAAQNIAKCIHRCDIGVRDLVLQPLASARAVLSDDEKDLGVCLVDIGGGTTDIAVFTDGAIRHTAVIPVAGDQITNDIAMALRTPTKNAEDIKCRYGSALRALADIHEMLEVPDVGNRGTRALSRQTLAEVIEPRVEELYLLIQAELRRSGFEQLLSSGIVITGGSSSMQGMVELGEEIFHMPVRLGLPMYKGNLEEVIQTPRYSTAIGLVMVGAEEHLRHHKTRLKDNSAKQVLARMKGWFQENF; translated from the coding sequence ATGAGTAAAGCCGGGGAAACCAGACAAATGTTCGTCGGTCTCGATATCGGAACGTCCAAAATTGTGGCGATCGTTGCTGAGTTGATGCCTGAGGGAGGATTCGAAGTCATTGGATTGGGCAGCCACCCATCGCGCGGCCTCAAAAAGGGGGTGGTTGTTAATATCGAAACCACGGTCGATGCCATCCGGCGAGCACTTGAAGAAGTCGAGCTCATGGCCGGGTGCCACGTTAGTGAGGTGTACGCTGGCATTGCAGGTAACCATATCAGAAGTTTCAACTCGCACGGCATGGTGGCGATCAAAGACAGAGAAGTGACGCAGGCCGATGTCGAAAAAGTCATGGAAACCGCAAAAGCAGTCAATATTCCCGCCGATCAGCAGATCTTACACATTCTCAATCAGGAATATATCGTTGATGGTCAGGAAGATGTTCGTGAGCCGGTAGGCATGAGCGGCATCCGTCTGGAAGTCAAAGTACATATTGTTACTGGTGCAGTTTCTGCCGCACAGAATATCGCTAAATGTATCCATCGTTGCGATATCGGTGTTCGAGATCTGGTGTTACAACCGCTGGCCTCCGCAAGAGCGGTTTTGTCCGATGATGAAAAAGATCTGGGTGTGTGTCTGGTCGACATTGGAGGCGGCACGACAGATATTGCGGTATTTACCGACGGCGCAATCCGGCACACCGCTGTCATCCCGGTTGCTGGCGACCAGATTACCAACGATATTGCGATGGCATTGCGCACGCCCACCAAAAATGCAGAAGATATCAAGTGCCGTTATGGCAGTGCGCTGCGTGCACTGGCGGATATCCATGAAATGCTGGAGGTGCCTGATGTAGGCAATCGTGGTACCCGCGCACTCTCCAGACAAACTCTGGCCGAAGTCATCGAGCCAAGGGTGGAAGAGCTTTATCTCCTGATCCAGGCTGAGCTGCGCAGAAGCGGATTTGAGCAATTGCTCTCCTCCGGGATTGTGATTACCGGAGGTAGCAGCTCAATGCAAGGCATGGTCGAATTGGGCGAGGAGATTTTTCATATGCCGGTACGCCTGGGGCTGCCCATGTACAAAGGAAATCTTGAAGAAGTTATCCAAACACCCCGGTATTCAACTGCAATTGGCTTGGTAATGGTGGGCGCCGAGGAGCATCTGCGTCACCATAAAACCAGATTGAAAGATAATTCAGCCAAACAGGTGCTGGCAAGAATGAAAGGATGGTTTCAGGAAAATTTTTAA
- the ftsZ gene encoding cell division protein FtsZ codes for MFEITNTESQEAIIKVIGVGGCGGNAVDHMIRNETKGVEFICLNTDAQALKGNQAPTLLQLGANVTRGLGAGANPEVGKEAALEDRDRIAEMIQGADMLFITAGMGGGTGTGAAPIVAQIAKDMGILTVAVVSKPFSFEGKRLKAAQLGMEALAQYVDSLIVIPNDKLMNVLGNDISMLDAFRAANDVLYGAVAGIAEVINCPGHVNVDFADVKTVMSEMGMAMMGSAVSSGVDRARMAAEQAVASPLLEDIALTGARGVLVNITASSTMKMREVQEVMDTIKKLTAEDATVIVGTVIDEDMGESLRVTLVATGLGSVSQQAQRPLKVINARTGTDDRDMSHNIDEPAVMRTGRRGNAVVAAMQQSGMDPMDIPAFLRRQAD; via the coding sequence ATGTTTGAAATTACCAATACCGAGTCTCAGGAAGCCATTATTAAAGTCATTGGTGTAGGGGGATGTGGTGGCAATGCAGTCGATCACATGATTCGTAATGAAACGAAAGGAGTTGAATTTATTTGCCTGAATACTGATGCGCAGGCACTGAAAGGCAATCAGGCGCCAACCCTGCTCCAGCTTGGCGCCAATGTCACTCGCGGATTGGGTGCGGGTGCCAATCCAGAAGTCGGTAAGGAGGCTGCGCTGGAAGACCGGGATCGCATCGCCGAAATGATTCAGGGTGCAGATATGTTGTTCATTACTGCGGGCATGGGCGGCGGCACTGGCACAGGAGCCGCACCAATCGTGGCACAAATTGCCAAGGATATGGGCATTCTGACCGTTGCCGTTGTCAGCAAGCCTTTTTCGTTTGAGGGCAAACGTCTGAAAGCTGCGCAGCTTGGAATGGAAGCACTTGCCCAGTATGTCGACTCTCTGATCGTTATCCCCAATGACAAGCTGATGAATGTGCTTGGCAATGATATCAGCATGCTGGATGCTTTCAGGGCGGCAAATGACGTACTTTATGGCGCCGTCGCCGGCATTGCCGAAGTGATCAACTGCCCAGGGCATGTTAACGTGGATTTTGCTGACGTTAAAACGGTCATGTCGGAAATGGGTATGGCCATGATGGGTTCCGCAGTTTCCAGTGGGGTTGATCGTGCACGCATGGCAGCAGAACAGGCGGTTGCCAGCCCGTTGCTTGAGGATATTGCGCTGACGGGTGCACGGGGTGTGTTGGTCAATATTACTGCCAGCTCAACGATGAAAATGCGCGAGGTACAGGAAGTGATGGATACCATCAAAAAACTGACCGCTGAAGATGCAACCGTCATTGTTGGTACAGTTATTGATGAAGATATGGGAGAAAGCTTGCGGGTGACACTGGTTGCAACCGGTCTGGGTAGCGTATCGCAACAAGCACAAAGACCGTTGAAAGTGATTAATGCCCGTACTGGTACTGATGATCGGGATATGTCACACAATATAGATGAACCCGCCGTGATGCGCACGGGCAGAAGAGGTAACGCCGTTGTGGCTGCCATGCAGCAATCAGGTATGGACCCGATGGATATTCCCGCTTTTCTGCGCAGACAGGCCGATTAA
- a CDS encoding RsmB/NOP family class I SAM-dependent RNA methyltransferase, whose amino-acid sequence MPLTTEQLSLLIAGTRKVLPLQAPADVLLSQYFRDHPQLGQNDRAAIAETVFGVLRHRFFLESQFEKATAREMVIAYLARFQGVNLREIQPLIREVEAKWIPRIKAVSLDTLSLPIQAELPSWLVEKLQVFMTDDEILNLGKTLQQSAPLDIRVNTMLAKRETVLTELAQAGMDAHPTPYSPVGIRLPGKPTINRHPLFLEGKIEVQDEGSQLLGYLLAPKRGEMVVDFCAGAGGKTLLLGALMHSHGRLYAFDISEKRLGNFKPRLKRSGLSNVYPQRIDSERDMKLKRLAGKIDRVLVDVPCSGLGTLRRNPDLKWRQTPDSISELKIKQESILNAAAKLLKSGGRLVYATCSLLPEENQQIIEQFLAAHPDFALLDCGHLLAQQQIPLINVGTFLQLSPLHHHTDGFFAAVIERTSDQNKAPEKAV is encoded by the coding sequence ATGCCGCTGACCACTGAGCAACTTAGTCTGCTGATCGCAGGCACGCGCAAGGTATTGCCGCTTCAGGCGCCCGCTGATGTTCTGCTTAGTCAGTACTTTCGTGACCATCCACAACTGGGGCAAAATGACCGTGCCGCTATAGCGGAAACGGTATTTGGGGTGCTGCGTCACCGTTTTTTCCTGGAAAGTCAGTTCGAGAAAGCGACTGCACGCGAAATGGTCATTGCTTATCTGGCAAGATTTCAGGGCGTCAATTTGCGTGAGATACAACCACTTATTCGTGAAGTGGAGGCGAAATGGATCCCTCGCATCAAAGCCGTATCACTAGATACGTTATCCTTACCCATACAGGCGGAATTGCCATCATGGCTGGTCGAGAAGCTGCAAGTCTTCATGACAGATGATGAAATTCTGAATCTGGGAAAAACGTTACAACAATCCGCCCCCCTGGATATTCGAGTAAACACGATGCTGGCAAAACGCGAAACTGTGTTGACCGAATTGGCGCAAGCAGGAATGGATGCTCACCCGACTCCCTATTCTCCCGTTGGCATTCGTTTGCCTGGTAAGCCCACAATCAACCGCCATCCTTTATTCCTGGAAGGCAAGATTGAGGTACAGGATGAGGGTAGCCAGTTGTTGGGTTATCTGCTCGCACCCAAACGGGGTGAAATGGTGGTAGATTTCTGTGCAGGTGCGGGTGGAAAAACCCTGTTGCTCGGTGCATTAATGCACTCCCATGGACGCCTTTACGCTTTCGATATTTCCGAAAAACGTCTTGGGAATTTCAAGCCGCGCCTGAAACGTTCTGGTTTATCCAATGTTTACCCACAGCGGATTGACAGTGAGCGTGATATGAAACTCAAACGACTGGCCGGGAAAATTGACCGGGTACTGGTTGATGTCCCCTGTAGCGGGCTGGGAACCTTGCGTCGTAATCCGGATTTGAAGTGGCGGCAAACACCTGACAGTATTAGCGAACTCAAAATCAAGCAAGAATCTATTCTCAATGCTGCAGCCAAACTGCTTAAATCCGGTGGACGACTGGTTTACGCGACCTGTAGTTTGCTACCGGAGGAAAATCAACAGATTATCGAGCAGTTTCTCGCAGCACATCCCGACTTTGCACTACTGGATTGTGGTCACCTGCTCGCTCAGCAGCAAATCCCGCTAATTAATGTGGGAACATTCCTGCAACTATCCCCCCTTCATCACCATACCGATGGCTTCTTTGCCGCAGTAATCGAGCGCACATCCGATCAAAATAAGGCACCTGAAAAAGCAGTCTGA
- a CDS encoding DUF3108 domain-containing protein: MKSLLLILLFWLAGAAYGVDLPTQFELEYTLRGNIGSGKASHKFAIGQQQDIRHYQIKSEVRASGLLSLLKTGSIVLHSTGIIHQEKLQPGLFTDQRGDKPVREVTFDWQQQRIIYRRKGREMAEHLPNDTQDKLSFMYHFMFAGIPQTTLFIHETDHRRLQSARYTVSEEALITPIGKFATIVLTRQSTPEDPHPKKLWLAKDYFLLPLRIISMESGGIEVDQLISAIRYNPDGRMQQLVTHAADH, from the coding sequence ATGAAATCATTGCTACTTATTTTATTGTTCTGGCTGGCTGGCGCAGCCTATGGCGTGGATCTACCAACTCAATTTGAACTGGAATATACCCTGAGGGGAAATATCGGGAGTGGCAAAGCCAGCCATAAATTTGCCATCGGGCAACAACAGGATATCCGTCACTATCAGATAAAAAGTGAAGTCAGGGCAAGCGGATTACTCAGCCTGCTCAAGACCGGCAGCATTGTATTGCATAGCACCGGCATCATTCATCAGGAAAAGCTGCAACCTGGACTTTTTACTGACCAGCGCGGAGACAAACCGGTGCGCGAGGTCACGTTCGACTGGCAACAGCAGCGCATCATCTATCGGCGCAAAGGCAGGGAAATGGCAGAACATCTGCCGAATGATACTCAGGATAAGCTGAGTTTCATGTATCACTTCATGTTTGCCGGTATTCCGCAGACAACACTCTTCATTCATGAAACAGATCATCGTCGCTTGCAATCTGCCCGTTATACTGTCAGCGAGGAAGCCCTCATCACTCCCATAGGTAAATTCGCAACGATCGTGCTGACTAGACAATCCACACCAGAAGACCCTCATCCTAAAAAACTTTGGCTTGCCAAGGACTATTTTCTATTACCGCTACGGATCATTTCTATGGAAAGTGGTGGTATTGAAGTTGACCAATTGATTTCTGCCATCCGATACAATCCAGATGGTCGCATGCAACAACTGGTGACCCATGCCGCTGACCACTGA
- a CDS encoding phosphoribosylglycinamide formyltransferase, translating into MKSLVILISGRGSNMQALLEASLPAYTAVVISNNPAAAGLVYARSRGISTYTIDHRDFSNREAFDLALADQIDRCQPDLVALAGFMRILSDQFVHRYHGRLINIHPSLLPAFPGLDTHERALREGTRIHGCTVHFVTPQLDHGPIIVQAAVPVLQNDTAQMLADRVLRQEHLIYPQAVCWFLQDRLRIIDSHVVVSGTGCEPHEVLLSPCVES; encoded by the coding sequence GTGAAATCTCTGGTCATCCTGATTTCAGGCAGGGGCAGCAACATGCAAGCCTTGCTGGAAGCCTCATTACCTGCCTATACCGCTGTCGTAATCAGCAATAATCCGGCGGCGGCAGGATTGGTATATGCCCGGTCGCGCGGCATTTCTACGTATACAATTGATCATCGGGATTTTTCAAACCGAGAGGCGTTTGATCTTGCGCTGGCGGATCAAATTGATCGTTGCCAGCCCGATTTGGTTGCTTTAGCGGGCTTCATGCGCATTTTGTCTGATCAGTTCGTGCATCGTTATCACGGCCGGTTAATCAATATTCATCCTTCCCTGCTGCCTGCTTTTCCCGGACTGGATACCCATGAGCGCGCATTGCGCGAGGGAACCCGAATTCACGGTTGTACGGTTCATTTTGTTACGCCACAGCTCGATCATGGTCCGATTATTGTTCAGGCAGCCGTACCCGTACTCCAGAATGATACTGCGCAAATGCTGGCGGACAGGGTGTTGCGTCAGGAACATCTGATTTATCCTCAAGCGGTGTGCTGGTTTCTGCAGGATCGTTTGCGAATCATCGATAGCCATGTCGTGGTCAGCGGGACCGGGTGCGAACCTCATGAAGTACTATTGTCACCTTGCGTAGAGTCATAA
- the purM gene encoding phosphoribosylformylglycinamidine cyclo-ligase, producing MTASRTNSSDASGVTYRSSGVDIDAGNLLVEKIKPFAQRTLRPEALGGIGGFGALFELSTRYRQPVLVSGTDGVGTKLKLAFQSARHSTIGIDLVAMSVNDILVQGAEPLFFLDYYACGKLDVAIAAEVIQGIAKGCEEAGCALIGGETAEMPGMYASGEYDLAGFAVGVVEKDRIINGSHIEKGDVLLGIASSGPHANGFSLIRKIISQNETMLDSMVAGSRLIDALLAPTRIYVKSVMALIQALPVKGLSHITGGGLLENIPRVLPADVLAQIDLASWVRPPLFAWLQQQGNVSEQEMLRVFNCGIGMVVMLSAEHVQDALGILNAAGETAWQIGTIRSREAGASPIEFI from the coding sequence TTGACTGCATCCAGAACCAACTCCTCGGACGCAAGCGGCGTTACTTACCGGTCATCCGGTGTAGATATCGATGCCGGCAACCTTCTGGTGGAGAAAATCAAACCTTTTGCGCAACGTACGCTGCGCCCGGAAGCACTCGGCGGTATCGGCGGATTTGGTGCGCTGTTCGAATTGTCTACCAGGTACCGGCAGCCGGTGCTGGTATCGGGTACGGATGGCGTCGGCACCAAGCTGAAACTCGCCTTCCAGTCCGCGCGTCACTCAACTATCGGCATCGATCTGGTTGCGATGAGTGTCAACGATATTTTGGTGCAGGGAGCAGAGCCATTATTTTTTCTGGATTATTATGCCTGTGGCAAGCTGGATGTGGCTATTGCTGCTGAAGTTATCCAGGGAATTGCCAAGGGTTGCGAAGAAGCTGGTTGTGCGCTGATTGGTGGCGAAACAGCAGAAATGCCCGGCATGTACGCATCGGGCGAGTATGATCTGGCTGGTTTCGCGGTGGGCGTGGTGGAAAAAGATCGCATCATAAATGGCAGCCATATCGAGAAAGGTGATGTTTTGCTGGGCATTGCCTCCAGCGGACCGCATGCCAACGGATTTTCGCTGATCAGAAAAATTATCTCGCAAAATGAAACCATGCTGGACAGCATGGTGGCTGGTAGCAGGCTGATCGATGCCTTGCTCGCTCCGACGCGTATTTATGTCAAATCAGTCATGGCGCTGATTCAAGCATTGCCGGTCAAAGGACTGTCGCACATTACCGGCGGTGGTTTGTTGGAAAATATCCCGCGCGTTCTGCCAGCTGACGTGCTCGCGCAGATTGATCTTGCAAGCTGGGTACGCCCGCCGTTATTTGCATGGCTGCAGCAACAGGGTAATGTCAGTGAACAGGAAATGCTACGGGTATTCAACTGTGGCATTGGCATGGTGGTCATGCTCTCTGCCGAGCATGTTCAGGATGCTCTCGGTATTTTGAACGCAGCGGGTGAAACTGCCTGGCAGATTGGCACCATCCGTAGCCGTGAGGCAGGCGCGTCTCCGATTGAATTTATTTAA